The Punica granatum isolate Tunisia-2019 chromosome 4, ASM765513v2, whole genome shotgun sequence genome has a window encoding:
- the LOC116203898 gene encoding transmembrane protein 64, with protein sequence MPDSREDIRKQDTNLENHARDDTEYSRLVISNERGTAGADVSQRQGGVRNKSFIWWIKAITLFIVATILVLVLLKWGVPFVFEKVLIPIMQWEATAFGRPVLALVLVASLALFPVFLIPSGPSMWLAGMIFGYGLGFVIIMVGTTIGMVLPYVIGLLFRDRIHQWLKRWPQKAAMLRLAGEGSWFHQFRVVALFRVSPFPYTIFNYAIVVTSLRFWPYLWGSIAGMVPEAFIYIYSGRLIRTLADVQYGNYHLTTVEIVYNIISLVIAVVTTVAFTIYAKRALNELEMNEANNKACQSDDVTFELGKIRVDVPRHPNPSSQASS encoded by the exons ATGCCCGACTCGAGAGAAGATATAAGAAAGCAAGATACGAATCTTGAGAATCATGCAAGGGACGATACTGAATATTCTCGGCTGGTTATATCCAACGAACGTGGTACCGCTGGAGCTGACGTTTCACAACGTCAAGGAGGAGTGAGGAATAAATCTTTCATCTGGTGGATCAAAGCCATAACATTGTTCATTGTAGCTACTATACTGGTTCTCGTTTTGTTGAAATGGGGAGTACCCTTTGTATTTGAGAAG GTGCTCATCCCAATTATGCAATGGGAAGCCACCGCTTTCGGCCGTCCAGTCCTTGCCCTAGTGCTAGTCGCCTCTCTAGCCTTGTTTCCTGTGTTTCTAATCCCATCAGGTCCTTCCATGTGGTTAGCTGGAATGATTTTCGGTTATGGTCTGGGGTTTGTCATTATAATGGTTGGAACCACCATAGGAATGGTCCTACCATACGTGATTGGACTTCTATTCCGTGATCGTATCCAT CAATGGTTGAAAAGATGGCCTCAGAAAGCTGCTATGCTTAGGCTTGCAGGGGAGGGAAGCTGGTTCCATCAATTTCGAGTAGTGGCACTCTTTAGGGTATCACCTTTTCCGTACACGATATTCAACTATGCAATAGTCGTAACAAGTCTTCGTTTCTGGCCGTACTTGTGGGGTTCTATTGCTGGAATGGTGCCGGAAGCTTTCATTTACATCTACAG TGGTCGGTTAATAAGGACACTGGCAGATGTGCAATATGGGAATTACCACTTGACTACAGTCGAGATTGTGTACAATATCATCTCCTTGGTGATAGCCGTTGTCACAACAGTAGCCTTCACAATTTATGCAAAGAGAGCATTGAATGAACTCGAGATGAATGAAGCAAACAATAAAGCCTGTCAATCGGACGATGTCACCTTTGAGCTGGGGAAGATTCGTGTAGATGTACCCAGGCATCCGAATCCCTCATCACAAGCTTCTTCATGA
- the LOC116203846 gene encoding nuclear pore complex protein NUP160 — MDMGTKVKLVGTEVPIPGSDSVNWIELTVPSSVSAAAPAAVSSAASARESFAPPTEDRASCSVIGDPIQSYFIWRINKSSPHVLELLEFSADKEFPRNGLQIVFPDALSPFAFICLDKSNHQDGSPYLLYVLTVSGVAYLLQLKSVDTYVLSSSSILPANEITEFDVRLYVSQGVITSVAASMGLFLVGTDSGSVICFKLGSLHRTSPGFHFELRDDTGIGRLWGFVSRGKMVGAVQDLLIAETLGRPLAFVLHSDGTIRVWDLLDCNRVLNHMVNPHSLGGLFKRLWVGQANRSRNIIPLVILHKQNMEDTMETISVYKIQFDFGDKVIFSMNSSVQSIPLEGGCVDVQLSEHNILILKDSGLVSHNMLHTNADVEESQCYALQEEFVADQLYQSSEQFPDDLLWITQSMFSSVKDQTIAFVSSVFLRKLLHPGIFHDGVFQMTMLDYNRHLAYSDLRNMTVDGLKKEILSLIEHEVNQTPLSAFYRWKVFCNRYFDHWCKSNAPLGLLLQPPGDAIVLIRKSSVSLFRSMEKIELLVSGSDEVSDVINFGLSSSDDKFGWEILLEVLGCVNCISQQLGKTASAVIYELLMTTPMISPDDFLPCLLKTLETGYSSSVAAFDSRIDIVLEKELVDHKKIRKFSAHMMLALHNLSSKAAAWGRVLEVIEGYINFLVPQKTIQKFDTERSVDMNTAVLVQSTSQVARVMFESATDIHLFLSYLLHIGGQIHMSHDDVSRIQFELVPMLQEVISEWLIIQFFASMPSEVPAVEDFSYQLSSLKIDSSIDKRSSKDRQGKRDFTLAYLLLSNGLNSSEEHDKLGHRYLPGPQIILSAARNFISWIIWGRAGEESSIFLSHTSELAMILIRNGQYNAAELLIGLVESHARKEYISRSLQDAKGQWCMLHHLLGCSLLAQARGLHGTVKETKVSDAVRCFFRASSGEGASQALQNLSDGTGFPQLGLYNELPAAWKLHYYQWAMQTFEQHNISEGACQFALAALEQVDEALSSNEAPDESATTIRGRLWANVFKFTLDLNHYYDAYCSIISNPDEESKYICLRRFIIVLYERGALKNLCNGQLPFISLTEKVELELSWKAERSDIMLKQNPYKLLYAFEMHRQNWRRAASYMYRFTSRLRNEVVLKDSQKSSVAIQERLNGLSAAINALHLVHPLHAWIDPLLEEIPTKNAHYPNKRAKTTAGEQTTENGIQPHGYLGIAKLDNEYILTSAEYLLCLANIKWSYSDASALPPELVDLLVEMDLYDMAFTVLLKFCKDTGLKRELESVFRAMSLKCCPNTVGSTLTGNDLRTQPLLLTSSKNEATQPGLLELGGPMNQVRGNSSWENLELYLGKYKNLHARLPVVVAETLLHADSEIELPLWLVQMFKSGGSERRWGMTGQESNPASLFQLYVDHGRFTEATNLLLEYIDSFKSVRPAEVIFRKRPSSVWFSYTAIERLWCQLERSIALGHMVEQSRKLQSLLSDALSGHLKQLKVDSEDAVSLLTERKDLTVLETQNFHYRL; from the exons ATGGACATGGGAACTAAAGTGAAGCTCGTGGGAACGGAAGTCCCCATCCCCGGCAGCGACTCTGTCAACTGGATTGAGCTCACCGTCCCGTCTTCAGTCTCCGCTGCTGCACCAGCTGCTGTGTCTAGTGCTGCTTCAGCCAGAGAGTCCTTTGCTCCTCCTACAGAGGATCGTGCTTCGTGTTCGGTGATAGGCGATCCAATTCAGTCCTACTTCATCTG GAGAATAAACAAGAGCTCGCCTCATGTCCTGGAACTGCTAGAATTCTCTGCTGACAAGGAATTCCCTCGCAATGGTCTCCAAATTGTGTTTCCAGATGCCCTTTCTCCTTTCGCTTTTATCTGCCTCGACAAA TCTAATCATCAAGATGGAAGCCCGTATTTGCTCTATGTCTTGACGGTCTCTGGAGTTGCCTACCTGCTCCAACTTAAAAGTGTTGATACTTACgtactatcttcttcttccatctTACCGGCAAATGAGATAACTGAGTTTGATGTGCGGTTATACGTAAGTCAAGGTGTAATAACGAGTGTTGCAGCAAGTATGGGTTTATTTTTGGTTGGGACAGATTCAGGGTCTGTTATCTGCTTCAAGCTTGGCAGTCTTCATCGCACTAGTCCGG GTTTTCACTTTGAGCTTCGAGATGATACTGGAATTGGCCGACTATGGGGTTTTGTGTCAAG GGGTAAGATGGTTGGGGCAGTTCAGGATTTGTTAATAGCTGAGACGCTTGGCAGACCACTTGCTTTTGTTCTCCATTCTGATGGAACAATTAGAGTGTGGGATCTTTTGGATTGTAATAGGGTTCTAAACCACATGGTGAATCCCCATTCATTGGGAG GACTATTCAAAAGATTGTGGGTTGGTCAAGCTAATCGTTCAAGAAACATAATTCCTTTGGTGATCCTACACAAACAAAATATG GAAGATACCATGGAGACAATCTCTGTATATAAAATTCAGTTTGACTTTGGGGACAAGGTCATTTTCTCAATGAATTCTTCAGTGCAAAGTATTCCTTTGGAG GGCGGATGTGTGGATGTTCAACTTTCTGAGCATAACATATTGATTCTAAAAGACAGCGGATTGGTGTCACATAACATGTTGCACACAAATGCTGATGT GGAGGAATCGCAGTGTTATGCTTTGCAGGAAGAATTTGTTGCTGACCAGTTATATCAAAGTTCTGAGCAATTTCCAGATGATCTACTTTGGATTACCCAGTCTATGTTTTCATCCGTGAAG GATCAGACTATTGCATTTGTTTCTTCAGTCTTCTTAAGAAAGCTGCTCCATCCAGGCATTTTTCATGATGGTGTTTTCCAAATGACCATGCTGGACTACAACAGGCACTTGGCTTATTCTGATTTGCGAAATATGACTGTTGATGGGCTTAAAAAGGAGATTCTTTCGCTGATTGAGCACGAG GTCAATCAAACTCCACTCTCGGCATTCTATCGTTGGAAAGTTTTCTGTAATCGCTATTTTGATCACTGGTGCAAGAGCAATGCCCCACTAGGTTTGCTGCTTCAGCCTCCTGGTGACGCCATTGTTTTAATCCGCAAGAGTTCAGTGTCGTTGTTCCGATCAATGGAGAAAATTGAGCTACTTGTTTCTG GTTCCGATGAGGTTAGTGATGTTATAAATTTTGGGTTGAGCTCCTCTGATGATAAATTTGGGTGGGAGATCCTCTTGGAAGTTCTTGGCTGTGTAAATTGCATAAGTCAACAACTGGGGAAGACAGCTTCGGCCGTAATATACGAGTTACTCATGACTACGCCCATGATAAGTCCTGATGATTTTCTCCCCTGCTTATTGAAGACTTTAGAAACTGGATATAGTTCTTCGGTGGCTGCCTTCGACTCACGGATTGACATAGTGCTGGAGAAGGAATTAGTGGATCACAAGAAAATTAGGAAATTCTCTGCTCATATGATGTTAGCTCTTCATAATTTGAGCAGTAAAGCGGCAGCATGGGGTAGAGTTTTGGAAGTCATCGAGGGCTACATTAATTTTCTTGTCCCACAGAAGACCATACAGAAGTTTGACACTGAGAGGTCTGTAGATATGAACACTGCGGTTTTAGTCCAGTCTACTTCTCAAGTTGCAAGGGTGATGTTTGAGTCTGCAACCGACATTCATCTTTTCCTTAGTTATCTTCTTCATATTGGCGGGCAG ATCCATATGTCACATGATGACGTTTCCAGAATACAGTTTGAATTGGTCCCAATGTTACAAGAAGTTATTTCTGAGTGGCTCATCATTCAATTTTTTGCTTCCATGCCATCTGAAGTTCCTGCAGTTGAAGATTTCAGCTATCAACTATCATCTCTAAAGATTG ACAGCAGTATTGACAAGAGATCATCGAAGGATAGGCAAGGAAAACGCGATTTCACGTTGGCATATTTACTCCTGTCAAATGGTCTTAACTCCTCTGAAGAGCATGATAAACTAGGTCACAGATATCTTCCTGGCCCACAAATTATTTTAAGTGCTGCAAGGAATTTTATTAGCTGGATTATCTGGGGGAGAGCTGGAGAGGAATCTTCTATTTTCTTGAGCCATACCTCCGAGCTTGCAATGATCCTTATTAGAAATGGGCAATATAATGCTGCTGAG CTCCTAATTGGCTTAGTGGAGTCTCATGCTCGGAAGGAATATATATCTAGGAGTTTACAGGACGCCAAAGGGCAATGGTGCATGCTCCATCATCTTCTTGGCTGTAGCTTGCTTGCTCAAGCCCGGGGCTTACATGGAACTGTGAAAGAAACTAAAGTCAGTGATGCAGTTCGCTGTTTCTTCCG AGCGTCATCTGGGGAAGGTGCCTCCCAGGCTTTGCAGAATTTATCTGATGGAACTGGATTTCCCCAGCTTGGACTAT ATAATGAATTACCAGCTGCATGGAAGCTTCATTATTATCAGTGGGCAATGCAAACATTTGAGCAGCATAACATTAGTGAAGGTGCTTGCCAGTTTGCTCTTGCTGCACTTGAGCAGGTTGATGAAGCTCTAAGTAGCAACGAAGCTCCTGATGAGAGCGCAACTACTATCAGAGGACGGCTTTGGGCAAATGTCTTCAAGTTTACTTTAGATCTTAACCACTATTATGATGCATATTGTTCAATCATTTcaaatcccgatgaggagaGCAAATACATATGCTTGAGGCGTTTCATAATCGTTCTTTATGAACGTGGTGCCTTAAAG AATCTTTGTAACGGTCAACTCCCCTTTATTAGTTTGACAGAAAAGGTTGAGCTTGAACTTTCCTGGAAG gCTGAACGCTCAGATATCATGCTGAAGCAAAACCCTTATAAATTGCTTTATGCATTTGAAATGCACCGTCAGAATTGGCGAAGAGCTGCCAGTTATATGTATCGATTTACATCTCGTTTGAGAAATGAAGTTGTGCTAAAAGATAGTCAGAAGTCTTCTGTAGCAATTCAAGAAAGACTAAATGGGCTCTCTGCTGCTATCAATGCGCTGCATCTTGTTCATCCTCTACATGCATGGATTGATCCTCTTCTAGAAGAAATTCCGACAAAGAACGCGCATTATCCCAATAAAAGGGCTAAAACAACAGCTGGAGAACAGA CCACAGAGAATGGTATTCAGCCTCATGGCTATCTTGGTATTGCGAAACTTGATAATGAATATATCTTGACTTCAGCTGAATATTTGCTCTGCCTGGCCAACATCAAATGGTCATATTCTG ATGCATCAGCACTTCCCCCAGAATTAGTCGACCTCTTGGTCGAGATGGATTTATATGACATGGCTTTCACTGTCCTCTTGAAATTCTGCAAGGATACCGGACTAAAAAG GGAGCTGGAGAGTGTGTTCCGGGCGATGTCATTGAAATGTTGCCCCAATACTGTGGGTTCAACATTGACTGG GAACGATTTGAGAACACAACCTCTTCTGTTGACATCATCAAAGAATGAAGCAACCCAGCCTGGTTTACTTGAATTGGGTGGCCCGATGAATCAAGTCAGGGGAAATAGCAGTTGGGAAAATCTTGAGCTTTACCTT GGTAAATACAAAAATCTTCACGCAAGACTGCCTGTTGTCGTCGCTGAAACACTCCTTCATGCCGATTCTGAAATAGAACTACCACTTTGGTTGGTTCAAATGTTCAAG AGTGGGGGAAGTGAGCGGAGATGGGGTATGACTGGTCAGGAATCGAATCCCGCGTCCCTGTTTCAGCTTTACGTTGATCATGGGCGTTTCACCGAAGCCACAAATCTGTTGCTAGAGTATATCGATTCATTCAAATCAGTG AGACCAGCAGAGGTAATTTTCCGCAAAAGGCCATCTTCGGTTTGGTTTTCATACACAGCAATTGAGAGACTTTGGTGCCAACTAGAGCGATCTATAGCCTTGGGCCACATGGTTGAGCAGAGCAGGAAGCTGCAGAGTTTGTTAAGCGATGCTCTGTCGGGCCATCTAAAGCAG CTGAAGGTGGATTCTGAGGATGCGGTATCATTGTTGACCGAGAGAAAAGACTTAACAGTGCTTGAAACACAGAATTTTCACTACAGGCTGTAG
- the LOC116203640 gene encoding endoglucanase 25 isoform X1, which translates to MSMYGRDPWGGPLEINAADSATDDDRSRNLQDYDRAALSRPLDETQQSWLLGPGEQKKKKYVDLGCIIVSRKIFVWTVGTLLVSGFLAGFITLIVKTVPRHHHNHAPSDNYTLALHKALMFFNAQRSGRIPKHNNVSWRGNSCLQDGKSDSSWTLTKDLVGGYYDAGDAIKFNFPQSFAMTMLSWSVIEYSAKYEAAGELNHVKEIIKWGTDYFLKTFNSTADTIDAIAAQVGVGDTSGGSTTPNDHYCWMRPEDIEYDRPVYQCHSCSDLAAEMAAALASASIVFKDNKAYSQKLVHGAKTLFKFSREQRGRYSAGGSDAAIFYNSTSYWDEFVWGGAWLYYATGNSSYLQLATTPGIARHAGAFWGGPDYGVLSWDNKLAGAQVLLSRLRLFLSPGYPYEEILRTFHNQTSIIMCSFLPVFTSFNRTKGGLIQLNHGRPQPLQYVVNAAFLATVYSDYLDAADTPGWYCGPNFYSTDVLREFARTQIDYILGKNPRKMSYIVGFGEHYPKHVHHRGASIPKNKIKYNCKGGWKWRDSRKPNPNTLVGAMVAGPDKHDGFHDVRTNYNYTEPTLAGNAGLVAALVALSGDGSAKIDKNTIFSAVPPMFPTPPPPPAPWKP; encoded by the exons ATGAGTATGTACGGGAGGGATCCGTGGGGGGGTCCGCTGGAGATAAACGCGGCGGACTCGGCCACGGACGACGACAGGAGCAGGAACCTGCAGGACTATGACAGGGCGGCGCTGTCCCGGCCCCTGGACGAGACGCAGCAGAGCTGGCTGCTCGGCCCCGgggagcagaagaagaagaagtacgTCGATCTGGGCTGCATCATCGTCAGCCGCAAGATCTTCGTCTGGACCGTCGGCACCCTCCTCGTCTCCGGCTTCCTCGCCGGCTTCATCACCCTCATCGTCAAGACCGTCCCCCGCCACCACCACAACCACGCCCCCTCCGACAACTACACCCTCGCCCTCCACAAGGCACTCATGTTCTTCAACGCCCAGCGCT CCGGTAGGATCCCCAAGCATAATAATGTGTCGTGGAGGGGCAACTCCTGCCTCCAGGATGGCAAGTCTGATTCGTCGTGGACGCTGACGAAGGATCTTGTTGGTGGATACTATGATGCTGGCGATGCCATCAAGTTCAACTTTCCTCAATCGTTCGCCATGACCATGTTGAGCTGGAGCGTGATTGAGTACAGTGCGAAATATGAGGCTGCAGGAGAGCTCAACCATGTGAAGGAAATCATTAAGTGGGGAACTGACTACTTTCTCAAGACCTTCAATTCCACTGCTGATACCATAGACGCGATTGCTGCACAG GTTGGAGTTGGGGATACTTCAGGTGGGAGCACTACTCCGAACGATCACTACTGCTGGATGCGCCCGGAAGACATCGAGTATGACCGTCCTGTATATCAATGCCACAGTTGCTCAGATCTCGCTGCTGAGATGGCGGCTGCCTTAGCTTCAGCATCTATTGTTTTCAAAGACAACAAGGCCTACTCCCAGAAGCTCGTCCACGGTGCCAAGACCCTTTTTAAGTTCTCGAGGGAACAGCGAGGGAGATACAGTGCCGGTGGTTCAGATGCTGCAATTTTCTATAACTCCACCAGTTACTGGGATGAGTTTGTGTGGGGCGGTGCTTGGCTTTACTATGCAACTGGTAACTCTTCTTATCTGCAGCTTGCCACCACTCCTGGTATTGCGAGGCATGCCGGTGCTTTTTGGGGCGGCCCAGATTATGGTGTACTCAGCTGGGATAACAAGCTTGCTGGTGCTCAG GTGCTTTTGAGCCGTCTGAGGTTGTTCCTAAGCCCCGGATATCCGTACGAGGAAATATTGAGGACCTTCCACAATCAAACCAGCATAATCATGTGCTCTTTCCTGCCTGTCTTCACGAGCTTCAATAGGACCAaag GAGGGTTGATTCAGCTGAACCATGGAAGGCCCCAGCCTCTTCAGTATGTTGTCAACGCAGCTTTCTTGGCCACTGTATACAGCGATTACCTTGATGCTGCTGATACTCCGGGATGGTACTGTGGGCCCAATTTCTATTCAACTGATGTCTTGAGAGAGTTTGCCAGGACGCAG ATTGATTATATTCTGGGCAAGAACCCTCGGAAGATGAGCTACATCGTGGGGTTCGGCGAGCACTATCCGAAGCATGTGCACCACAGGGGTGCTTCTATCCCTAAGAACAAGATCAAGTACAACTGCAAAGGCGGCTGGAAGTGGAGGGACAGCAGAAAGCCCAACCCCAACACTTTAGTAGGGGCAATGGTCGCAGGTCCTGACAAGCACGATGGGTTCCACGATGTGCGGACCAACTACAACTACACAGAGCCCACACTTGCTGGGAATGCGGGCTTAGTGGCAGCTCTTGTGGCCCTGTCGGGTGATGGGAGCGCTAAGATCGACAAGAACACAATCTTCTCTGCAGTTCCACCCATGTTCCCAACTCCTCCACCCCCTCCTGCTCCATGGAAGCCATAA
- the LOC116203640 gene encoding endoglucanase 25 isoform X2 — MSMYGRDPWGGPLEINAADSATDDDRSRNLQDYDRAALSRPLDETQQSWLLGPGEQKKKKYVDLGCIIVSRKIFVWTVGTLLVSGFLAGFITLIVKTVPRHHHNHAPSDNYTLALHKALMFFNAQRSGRIPKHNNVSWRGNSCLQDGKSDSSWTLTKDLVGGYYDAGDAIKFNFPQSFAMTMLSWSVIEYSAKYEAAGELNHVKEIIKWGTDYFLKTFNSTADTIDAIAAQVGVGDTSGGSTTPNDHYCWMRPEDIEYDRPVYQCHSCSDLAAEMAAALASASIVFKDNKAYSQKLVHGAKTLFKFSREQRGRYSAGGSDAAIFYNSTSYWDEFVWGGAWLYYATGNSSYLQLATTPGIARHAGAFWGGPDYGVLSWDNKLAGAQVLLSRLRLFLSPGYPYEEILRTFHNQTSIIMCSFLPVFTSFNRTKGGLIQLNHGRPQPLQYVVNAAFLATVYSDYLDAADTPGWYCGPNFYSTDVLREFARTQVSRCTWMSCSAVD; from the exons ATGAGTATGTACGGGAGGGATCCGTGGGGGGGTCCGCTGGAGATAAACGCGGCGGACTCGGCCACGGACGACGACAGGAGCAGGAACCTGCAGGACTATGACAGGGCGGCGCTGTCCCGGCCCCTGGACGAGACGCAGCAGAGCTGGCTGCTCGGCCCCGgggagcagaagaagaagaagtacgTCGATCTGGGCTGCATCATCGTCAGCCGCAAGATCTTCGTCTGGACCGTCGGCACCCTCCTCGTCTCCGGCTTCCTCGCCGGCTTCATCACCCTCATCGTCAAGACCGTCCCCCGCCACCACCACAACCACGCCCCCTCCGACAACTACACCCTCGCCCTCCACAAGGCACTCATGTTCTTCAACGCCCAGCGCT CCGGTAGGATCCCCAAGCATAATAATGTGTCGTGGAGGGGCAACTCCTGCCTCCAGGATGGCAAGTCTGATTCGTCGTGGACGCTGACGAAGGATCTTGTTGGTGGATACTATGATGCTGGCGATGCCATCAAGTTCAACTTTCCTCAATCGTTCGCCATGACCATGTTGAGCTGGAGCGTGATTGAGTACAGTGCGAAATATGAGGCTGCAGGAGAGCTCAACCATGTGAAGGAAATCATTAAGTGGGGAACTGACTACTTTCTCAAGACCTTCAATTCCACTGCTGATACCATAGACGCGATTGCTGCACAG GTTGGAGTTGGGGATACTTCAGGTGGGAGCACTACTCCGAACGATCACTACTGCTGGATGCGCCCGGAAGACATCGAGTATGACCGTCCTGTATATCAATGCCACAGTTGCTCAGATCTCGCTGCTGAGATGGCGGCTGCCTTAGCTTCAGCATCTATTGTTTTCAAAGACAACAAGGCCTACTCCCAGAAGCTCGTCCACGGTGCCAAGACCCTTTTTAAGTTCTCGAGGGAACAGCGAGGGAGATACAGTGCCGGTGGTTCAGATGCTGCAATTTTCTATAACTCCACCAGTTACTGGGATGAGTTTGTGTGGGGCGGTGCTTGGCTTTACTATGCAACTGGTAACTCTTCTTATCTGCAGCTTGCCACCACTCCTGGTATTGCGAGGCATGCCGGTGCTTTTTGGGGCGGCCCAGATTATGGTGTACTCAGCTGGGATAACAAGCTTGCTGGTGCTCAG GTGCTTTTGAGCCGTCTGAGGTTGTTCCTAAGCCCCGGATATCCGTACGAGGAAATATTGAGGACCTTCCACAATCAAACCAGCATAATCATGTGCTCTTTCCTGCCTGTCTTCACGAGCTTCAATAGGACCAaag GAGGGTTGATTCAGCTGAACCATGGAAGGCCCCAGCCTCTTCAGTATGTTGTCAACGCAGCTTTCTTGGCCACTGTATACAGCGATTACCTTGATGCTGCTGATACTCCGGGATGGTACTGTGGGCCCAATTTCTATTCAACTGATGTCTTGAGAGAGTTTGCCAGGACGCAG GTTTCCCGTTGTACTTGGATGTCTTGTTCTGCTGTAGATTGA